The stretch of DNA GCTTTGCTTCTTGAACTGTTACTTCTTCGCCTCTAAAAGAAACGGTTTTTCCCGCTGAACGGGCGGATGAAAGAAGCGTCAATGTCTTAATCGGGAAATTGCGCTCTTCCAATGTTTTTAGCATTTGCTGTCCGACCGCTCCCGTCGCTCCAACGACGGCTACGTGAAAACCTGTGTTACTCATTCAAATCTTCCCCTTCCGGTAATAAAAGTTCATCTTTTTGTATAAAGATACATTGTCGAATTATCATGAATGTTGAAAAAAGTATCTTGATACTGATAATAGCACTATTTTAACACATTAAAGGACGATGGAAAGAAGAAAATCAATGGGAAATAAAAAAAGCGGTGATTTCTTTAAACGGTTGAAGACGGATATTCTTTCAACAGCGGCTGAATTTGTTTATGGGAAAGGGCTTCTGAAACCGTTGCGGGAATCAAATCCATAAACGCCACTAAAGAATTTGGTTTTTTAATGGGATCGTCCTGACCAAAAGGAACAAAATAAATATTTTTCATATTTAAGAGCTTTACAATATTTTGGCTGTTTAACCCAAGCGCATCGTTTGTTGAGACAGCGACTACCACAGGGCTTCCATTTCGCAGTGTAGCCTTGGCAGCCATTAAGACGGGAGAGTCTGTAGCAGCGTTGGCAAATTTACTGATGGAGTTTCCGGTCATAGGCGCGATTACCATGCAATCCACTGGATTTTTTGGTCCCAGCGGTTCAGCATCTTGAATGGTTGTAATCGCTTTTTGGCCTGCTACCTCTTCTACTTTCTTCAGCCACTCTCCTGCCGAACCGAACCGGCTTGCTTCTTTTTGTACTGTATTCGTTGCCACCGGCACTACCTCGGCTCCCAGTTCTCTTAACTTCGCCACGACCGGCACTATTTCTTCAAATGTACAATGTGATCCTGTGATCCCGAACCCAATCCGACGCCCTTTTAACGATAGGTCCACTTCTTACAATCCCCTTTCTTCTTTCCATTCTTTTACAGCATCCCATAAAACATGAGCCAGTATTTCCCCAGCTGTTTTTGGCGCTACTTTGCCCGGCAGGCCGAGAGCATGAATGGCTTCTATTCCTGCTTTTTGGGCAGCTTCGAAATCCGTTCCTCCCGGTTCAGAGGCGAGGTCAATCACCAGAGAGCCCGGCTTCATTTGCTCTAATATTTCTTTTGTTAAAACCATATCCGGCACTGTATTGATCACAATGTCGGCTCGTTTAATTTCTTCTTTCATGCTTTCCATATAAAAAGGATACAGGCTCATTTCTTTTGCTCTAGCAAACTTCCCTGTTTCCCGCACCGCTGCCGTTACATGAGCACCGGCCTGATAGAACAGCCGGGCCGTTGTAATACCGACGCGGCCAAGCCCGATTACCATCACATTGGCCCCGTGAATGGTATGATCCGTTTTTTGCATGGCGATCATCAGGGTTCCTTCAGCTGTCGGAATAGAGTTAAGCACCGCTGCGTCTTCCCGGTCGAAAATATACAGAATGTCACGGTCTACTATGCTTTTTAGGGCTGGTGTTTCAATGCCGCTTACGATAATGCAATTGGGTGACAGAGACTCGGCAATTTCTTTTGTCATGAAAAGCGGGTTTGATGAAAACGGGGCATCCACTACCCCTCCTTTTTTCACGCCCGAAACCGGCAATATAAACAAGTCCATCAGCTGATAGGACACGTCTTCCGGTTTCAGAACCTGTGCGCCTGAGAGTTCCTTCTTTGCCTGATCAAATCCAGCCATGTACACATGGATGCCGCGTTCCATTAACAGGCGGCCCATCTCAATCTGTCTGGCATCTCCGCCATAAATCAATGCTTTCACCTAAATCTCCTCCAATTGCGGCGTATTCTTTTTATTGTATGAACCGCCATTTTTCCCTGTGCGTTCTGTTTTGTTCCAAAAAAAAGAATCCACTCTTTGAGCGGATTCAAATTTGGGCTGTTTTCGGCCATTTGCCATCCGGGCTGATCAGCGCGGCTGAGAATGGTTTATTAAACAATTCTGCTGCCAGTGCGTCCACCCGGTCTTTTTTTACGTTATCAATTAGTGAGACGACTTCATCAAGCGTACGGTGGCGCTTAAGAAGCAGCTCGTTTTTTCCATTACGGCTCATACGGCTGTTTGTGCTCTCCAGACTAAGCATTAAGCTGCCTTTAAGCTGTTCCTTACTGTTTTGAAGCTCTTTTGGTGTAATTCCTTCCTTTTTAACAAGGTCGATGGACTTCATAATGGTCGCATATAATTCTTCCAGCTGTTCGGCTCCTGTTCCACCATAAAATGTGATCAGACCCGTATCTTTATAAGAAGAATGGTACGAGTACACAGAATACGCAAGACCCCGTTCTTCACGAACTTCCTGGAAAAGACGGCTAGACATGCTTCCACCGATAATATTATTGAGTACGATTAAATTGTAAATGTCTTTGTCTCCGATTGGGACACCTTCATATCCAAAGCATAAATGCGCTTGCTCTGTTTCTTTCGAGCGTGCTTTTTTCTCATGGTAAAAGTGAGAAACAGCCTCCATGGCCGGCGCTTTGCCGCCTTCGTACTCTCCAAAAAGAGCTTCTGCTTTTTTCACGAGCTCTTCTGTAATATTGCCTGCGATCGAAATGACTACCCGATCCGGTGTATACATGTTGTACATGTATTCTTTGAGCGTGTCACGTGTGAAAGCAGCCAATGTTTCTTCTGTCCCCAAAATCGGAAGGCCAAGCGGATGGTTACCGTAAGCGGCGCTGCTAAGCAAATCATGAACGATATCGTCCGGCGCGTCTTCATACATTTTAATTTCCTCTAAAATAACATTGCGCTCTTTTTCAAGCTCTTCTGTATCAAATTTAGAATGGAAAAACATATCTGCCAGCACATTTAAAGCGTGCTCTGCATGATTATCAAGCACCTTTGCATAGTAGCACGTGTATTCTTTTGACGTAAAAGCATTTACTTGACCGCCGATGCTGTCAAAGCTTTCTGCTATTTCTTTTGCACTTAATGTATCTGTTCCTTTAAAGAACATATGTTCAAGAAAATGGGACACACCGTTTAGTTCTGGTGACTCGTCACGGGATCCTGTTGCAATCCATATGCCAATTGCAGCGGACCGAACCGTGGTCATTTCTTCTGTTACGATGGTCACGCCATTCTTGCATGTAAATCGTTTTATCAACGTAATCATATCCCCCTAGTTTCTGTTCATCTTGTTGACCACATCACAATATCAATGAATAACAATATCATACTTCGCTTCCAAAAGCTATAAAAAAAAGCAGAGACTTCATACGAAGTCCCTGCCTTTAATGTTATTGCTGCTGTTTAGCTGCTTCTTCTTTTTCACGCTGTTCTTTTAAAACAGCTTTTCTAGACACATTTACGCGCCCTTGATTATCAATAGCAATTACTTTTACAAGGATTTCATCGCCTATTTTCAATACATCTTCTACCTTGCCAACCCGCTCTTCAGCAAGCTCGGAAATGTGCACAAGACCGTCTTTGCCTTTGAACAGCTCAACAAAAGCGCCGAATTTCTCAATACGCTTTACTTTCCCCATGTAAAGCTCGCCGACTTGTACTTCACGTACAATGTCTTCGATAATTTTCTTCGCCCGTTCATTGTCTTCCTGGTTCACCGATGAAATAAAGACGGTTCCGTCTTGTTCAA from Domibacillus sp. DTU_2020_1001157_1_SI_ALB_TIR_016 encodes:
- a CDS encoding dipicolinate synthase subunit B codes for the protein MDLSLKGRRIGFGITGSHCTFEEIVPVVAKLRELGAEVVPVATNTVQKEASRFGSAGEWLKKVEEVAGQKAITTIQDAEPLGPKNPVDCMVIAPMTGNSISKFANAATDSPVLMAAKATLRNGSPVVVAVSTNDALGLNSQNIVKLLNMKNIYFVPFGQDDPIKKPNSLVAFMDLIPATVSEALSHKQIQPLLKEYPSSTV
- the dpsA gene encoding dipicolinate synthase subunit DpsA; protein product: MKALIYGGDARQIEMGRLLMERGIHVYMAGFDQAKKELSGAQVLKPEDVSYQLMDLFILPVSGVKKGGVVDAPFSSNPLFMTKEIAESLSPNCIIVSGIETPALKSIVDRDILYIFDREDAAVLNSIPTAEGTLMIAMQKTDHTIHGANVMVIGLGRVGITTARLFYQAGAHVTAAVRETGKFARAKEMSLYPFYMESMKEEIKRADIVINTVPDMVLTKEILEQMKPGSLVIDLASEPGGTDFEAAQKAGIEAIHALGLPGKVAPKTAGEILAHVLWDAVKEWKEERGL
- a CDS encoding pitrilysin family protein, which gives rise to MIKRFTCKNGVTIVTEEMTTVRSAAIGIWIATGSRDESPELNGVSHFLEHMFFKGTDTLSAKEIAESFDSIGGQVNAFTSKEYTCYYAKVLDNHAEHALNVLADMFFHSKFDTEELEKERNVILEEIKMYEDAPDDIVHDLLSSAAYGNHPLGLPILGTEETLAAFTRDTLKEYMYNMYTPDRVVISIAGNITEELVKKAEALFGEYEGGKAPAMEAVSHFYHEKKARSKETEQAHLCFGYEGVPIGDKDIYNLIVLNNIIGGSMSSRLFQEVREERGLAYSVYSYHSSYKDTGLITFYGGTGAEQLEELYATIMKSIDLVKKEGITPKELQNSKEQLKGSLMLSLESTNSRMSRNGKNELLLKRHRTLDEVVSLIDNVKKDRVDALAAELFNKPFSAALISPDGKWPKTAQI